A window of Calliopsis andreniformis isolate RMS-2024a chromosome 3, iyCalAndr_principal, whole genome shotgun sequence contains these coding sequences:
- the LOC143177253 gene encoding uncharacterized protein LOC143177253 gives MRGKIEGRNDTQKKMPSAEKELYMKPLLKLKREENIIERGLTSAISNMKIDSNLLKDIVHQYKELATKRQNFLSMIHKSMEDIATEMEVAKYVTQNPEEIKKLDVATYKLKLIKISQKIQDLKEFCPVQSLMEEQTEIEAELREFEPQLHKYENVQKNPISLRQSRTENRKGKQDYKEVQDFHTLVTRTGHTEDWTMEDHLYFLRMRKRCENIPALVNVIQKKCPDLSAETIVNHEAWYRHYENLREKQKLVVKEWRKQKDLEKAKNIEETDRNIETCHEEDSRIKIHEENKISVPKTAKTSRTGSIRSNNSADSNNSDKKEMIKKWRIQREKQRSMDEEQLKIQKKLKQEIENSRRNRRREKIQEALEEYRRKKSLESSSRESSVSGGQCKYDSALLKAFRKQDEEYTKRKKDLIQRSQRFVRNKTIETKKPELLRSRSCSTLMNSTEIWKEKCKVRNNVKHSSELQYVKDVPKICIRWRNEESGDLRNSLMLA, from the exons ATGAGGGGCAAGATTGAAGGAAGAAACGATACACAGAAGAAAATGCCATCTGCCGAAAAAGAGCTTTATATGAAGCCGTTGTTGAAATTAAAGCGAGAAGAAAATATTATCGAAAGAGGACTGACTTCTGCTATTAGCAATATGAAAATAGACTCAAATTTATTAAAGGATATTGTGCACCAGTACAAAGAATTAGCCACAAAAAG ACAAAATTTCTTAAGTATGATACACAAAAGCATGGAAGACATTGCTACAGAGATGGAAGTCGCCAAATACGTGACACAAAACCCGGAAGAAATCAAAAAATTAG ATGTAGCCACATACAAATTAAAATTGATCAAAATTTCGCAAAAAATACAGGATCTCAAGGAATTttgcccagttcagagtttaatGGAAGAACAAACTGAAATCGAGGCTGAATTACGCGAATTCGAACCGCAGTTACACAAATACGAAAACGTTCAAAAGAATCCAATATCTTTGCGTCAAAGTAGAACAGAAAATAGAAAAGGAAAGCAAGACTACAAGGAGGTGCAAGATTTCCATACTTTGGTTACAAGAACAG gtCACACAGAAGACTGGACCATGGAAGACCATCTTTATTTTCTCAGAATGCGGAAAAGGTGCGAGAATATTCCAGCGTTAGTTAATGTCATTCAAAAAAAGTGTCCCGATCTGTCAGCAGAAACTATAGTAAATCACGAAGCGTGGTACAGACATTACGAAAATTTGCGTGAAAAGCAAAAATTGGTAGTAAAGGAGTGGCGTAAACAAAAAGACTTAGAAAAAGCGAAGAATATTGAAGAAACAGACAGAAATATTGAAACTTGTCATGAAGAAGATAGTCGAATTAAAATCCATGAGGAAAACAAAATATCAGTTCCGAAAACAGCAAAGACGTCACGAACAGGGTCAATAAGGTCAAATAATAGTGCAGATTCAAATAATAGCGACAAAAAAGAGATGATTAAGAAATGGAGGATCCAGAGGGAGAAACAACGTTCGATGGACGAAGAGCAATTAAAGATACAAAAGAAACTAAAACAAGAAATAGAAAATAGTCGACGGAACAGACGACGAGAAAAGATTCAGGAAGCCTTAGAAGAATACAGAAGGAAGAAATCACTAGAAAGTAGCTCAAGGGAATCAAGTGTCTCAGGAGGACAATGTAAATATGACTCGGCGTTACTTAAAGCCTTCAG GAAGCAAGATGAAGAATAtactaaaagaaaaaaagactTAATTCAACGTTCACAGAGATTTGTTAGAAATAAAACGATAGAAACGAAGAAACCAGAACTTTTGAGAAGTAGGAGTTGTTCTACGTTGATGAATAGCACGGAAATTTGGAAGGAAAAGTGTAAAGTTAGGAACAATGTGAAGCATTCTAGTGAACTACAATACGTTAAAGACGTTCCAAAAAT ATGCATTCGATGGAGAAACGAGGAGTCAGGAGACTTGAGAAACTCTTTAATGCTGGCCTGA